Proteins encoded within one genomic window of Candidatus Sysuiplasma jiujiangense:
- a CDS encoding helix-turn-helix domain-containing protein, translated as MHLPSEIEAIAVIPALRSMLARELLRQGGLNQTQVASLLGVTQAAVSNYMSGNRGREIVNLSDPRVITRVSGIANSLSGNPDSSVAARGLSDLTDFIRRNRLMCAIHHDIDPEVEIDLCHICDE; from the coding sequence ATGCATCTGCCTTCCGAAATTGAAGCAATCGCCGTGATTCCAGCACTCAGGTCAATGCTTGCGCGCGAACTGCTGCGCCAGGGAGGACTGAATCAGACGCAGGTTGCGTCGTTGCTTGGTGTTACGCAAGCAGCCGTAAGCAACTACATGTCTGGAAACAGGGGAAGGGAAATTGTCAATCTCAGCGATCCCAGGGTAATAACCCGTGTTTCGGGTATTGCAAATTCTCTTAGCGGAAATCCAGACAGCAGTGTTGCGGCAAGAGGTCTTTCGGATCTTACTGATTTCATAAGGCGCAACAGGCTGATGTGTGCCATCCACCATGACATCGACCCTGAAGTTGAGATCGACCTGTGCCACATTTGTGACGAATGA
- a CDS encoding DUF4129 domain-containing protein, whose product MERKAPVLIRIEAVLLIFAAIVVSSILISSLGKGNRLFQITGSPATLGPDAVASAVVLLLALFIGIIVFDFIWILMKGGSGLGFIAPVTGVRKSRFIQNTVIALLFLFALLGAYLLFAGKLHDVLSFNRTAPTSSINSTGALNGIRLSNNALAGSIQPVLAIGIVLAAAVAFFAVAAMIAERRSAVPQSADTKEELADIIEGKIADLKTGSDPRNAILEVYRQMHEFLAGMGATDRSYWTAREFEERARDLLSIRERTITDITSLFEEAKYSRHEMGERERSMAVELFESLVTDIKAGRG is encoded by the coding sequence ATGGAAAGGAAGGCACCAGTCCTGATCCGGATTGAGGCCGTGCTGCTGATTTTTGCGGCAATCGTTGTTTCATCGATTCTGATCAGCTCTCTGGGAAAAGGAAACAGGCTGTTTCAAATAACCGGGAGTCCTGCAACTCTGGGTCCCGACGCGGTCGCTTCCGCCGTCGTTCTACTGCTGGCTCTATTCATAGGCATCATCGTCTTTGACTTTATATGGATCCTGATGAAGGGAGGAAGCGGACTTGGTTTCATCGCCCCTGTCACGGGAGTCAGAAAGAGCCGCTTTATTCAGAACACGGTTATTGCTCTCCTCTTTCTCTTTGCACTCCTGGGCGCCTATCTGCTTTTTGCCGGGAAACTCCATGACGTGCTGAGTTTCAACCGTACGGCTCCGACATCGTCAATCAACTCCACAGGTGCGCTGAATGGCATCCGGCTCAGCAACAATGCACTCGCAGGCTCAATTCAACCCGTGCTCGCAATCGGCATTGTTCTTGCCGCAGCTGTCGCATTCTTTGCGGTTGCCGCCATGATAGCCGAACGGCGCAGTGCCGTACCTCAATCAGCAGACACGAAAGAGGAGCTGGCGGATATAATTGAGGGAAAGATCGCTGATCTGAAGACAGGATCCGATCCGAGAAACGCCATACTTGAGGTATACAGACAAATGCACGAATTCCTTGCCGGGATGGGAGCAACCGACAGATCCTACTGGACAGCCAGGGAATTCGAAGAGAGAGCAAGGGATTTGCTTTCCATCAGGGAACGCACGATTACAGATATTACATCGCTCTTTGAGGAGGCAAAGTACAGCAGGCATGAAATGGGCGAAAGGGAAAGAAGCATGGCGGTTGAACTATTTGAAAGTCTGGTGACTGATATCAAGGCGGGGCGGGGGTGA
- a CDS encoding MoxR family ATPase: MVVFLNPDEVKKIADRIIEEVESAIVGKRDILFKMLCSLFADGHILIEDLPGLAKTLIARSFSHALGCEFKRIQFTPDLLPSDVTGSNVLNRATNEFQLRKGPVFTNILLADEINRAPPKTQAALLEAMQERQATIEGSTYAIQEPFIVIATQNPIEYEGTYPLPEAQLDRFTMRISVGYPERLHETEILRRRRQRKKERNDVSGVIDRRQLLSIQEATESVYVSDDLQNYIVDIVRSTRRHPSVEIGSSPRGALSLMRLGMACACMNGRDFVTPDDVKLFAVEALSHRLILKPDPWLRGLKPETIILETIEKTAVPKVN, translated from the coding sequence ATGGTGGTTTTTTTGAATCCTGATGAAGTAAAAAAGATCGCAGACAGAATAATAGAAGAGGTAGAGAGTGCCATTGTCGGAAAAAGGGACATACTGTTCAAGATGCTTTGTTCACTCTTCGCGGACGGGCATATTCTAATTGAGGATCTTCCCGGCCTGGCCAAGACGCTCATTGCGCGGAGTTTTTCCCATGCACTCGGATGTGAATTCAAAAGAATACAGTTCACACCCGATCTTCTGCCGTCGGATGTCACAGGTTCGAATGTTCTCAACAGGGCAACCAACGAATTTCAGCTCAGAAAGGGACCGGTTTTCACAAACATACTGCTTGCAGATGAGATAAACAGGGCACCGCCGAAGACACAGGCCGCACTCCTTGAGGCGATGCAGGAAAGACAGGCGACGATCGAGGGGAGCACCTATGCCATACAGGAGCCTTTCATCGTGATAGCCACTCAGAACCCGATAGAGTATGAAGGAACATATCCGCTGCCTGAAGCACAACTCGACAGATTCACAATGAGAATTTCGGTCGGGTATCCCGAAAGATTGCATGAGACGGAAATACTGAGACGGAGGCGGCAGAGGAAGAAGGAACGGAATGACGTATCAGGGGTCATTGACAGAAGGCAGCTTCTTTCGATACAGGAGGCAACGGAGTCGGTATACGTGTCCGATGATCTCCAGAACTACATAGTTGACATAGTCCGTTCAACACGGAGGCATCCTTCGGTGGAAATAGGTTCTTCTCCGCGAGGTGCCCTGTCTCTGATGCGGCTGGGAATGGCATGCGCCTGCATGAACGGAAGAGATTTCGTAACACCGGACGACGTAAAACTTTTTGCTGTTGAGGCGCTTTCACACAGACTGATACTGAAACCGGATCCCTGGTTGCGGGGGTTAAAACCTGAGACCATTATTCTCGAGACCATCGAAAAAACAGCTGTGCCGAAGGTGAACTGA
- a CDS encoding DUF58 domain-containing protein codes for MTVSLFILPSSGNITAKYEIPSERHYTGDVLKLRYHLSCSSRLVFRLSIDQKMPQGIGIRHFHHECYLRMEKDIDFEFALNQGGVFTFCPPSFTISDILGMRSLTGSFGSDMEIEVVNRIDRIDASMIKPLKYKQVSGNIVSGARGEGYEFHSISRYTEGQSTRRINWKTTARTDELWMNEFLSERSGSVVVLLDTRLMLSDMAITRAFMNRAVVAATSLIYHSLMERNAVGLVVIGDRLTSIKAGYGRRQFDRITRALMLLNTPVTSYPLLIDRTASRYVHPSAQLIVVSPVFDRESVESLAELAVSHRDLLLVVPMTFRRTAADTPENITMELLRLHQQNNAMAASRFCRTVVWEYGENLGDISFSGSAFTRRRGG; via the coding sequence ATGACGGTATCCCTGTTTATTCTTCCTTCTTCCGGAAATATCACTGCGAAATACGAAATCCCGTCCGAACGTCACTATACCGGCGACGTACTGAAACTGAGATATCATCTGAGCTGCAGCAGCAGGCTTGTCTTCCGCCTCAGCATAGACCAGAAGATGCCTCAGGGAATAGGCATCAGGCATTTTCACCATGAATGCTACCTGCGCATGGAGAAGGACATCGACTTCGAATTTGCGTTGAACCAGGGCGGCGTATTCACTTTCTGTCCGCCTTCATTCACCATTTCAGACATACTTGGAATGAGGAGTCTGACAGGCAGTTTTGGAAGCGACATGGAAATTGAAGTTGTGAACAGGATTGACAGGATCGATGCTTCCATGATAAAACCGCTGAAGTATAAACAGGTGTCCGGGAATATCGTTTCGGGAGCCAGGGGAGAAGGGTACGAATTCCATTCCATCAGCCGATATACAGAGGGACAGAGTACCAGAAGGATCAACTGGAAAACCACTGCCAGGACTGATGAACTGTGGATGAATGAGTTCCTGAGTGAGAGAAGCGGCTCGGTTGTGGTCCTGCTCGATACAAGGCTCATGCTTTCTGATATGGCCATTACAAGGGCATTCATGAACAGGGCCGTTGTGGCTGCCACCTCGCTGATTTACCACTCATTAATGGAGAGAAATGCCGTTGGACTGGTTGTCATAGGGGACCGTTTGACTTCAATAAAGGCGGGGTACGGCAGGAGACAGTTTGATCGCATAACAAGGGCGCTCATGCTTTTGAACACACCTGTCACCAGCTATCCTCTGCTGATTGATCGGACAGCTTCCAGGTACGTACACCCGTCCGCCCAGCTCATTGTGGTCAGCCCTGTCTTTGACAGGGAATCGGTTGAGTCCCTTGCCGAGCTGGCAGTTTCCCACAGAGACCTGCTTCTCGTCGTACCTATGACCTTCAGAAGGACTGCCGCGGATACTCCGGAAAACATCACGATGGAATTGCTGAGGCTGCATCAGCAGAATAATGCCATGGCCGCATCCAGGTTCTGCAGGACCGTAGTCTGGGAATATGGCGAAAATCTGGGAGACATTTCCTTTTCCGGTTCGGCATTTACAAGGAGGCGGGGAGGGTGA
- a CDS encoding MoxR family ATPase: MREISLTGDSLKDAVRKIKAKHSIIGRDNELEQALICASAGKHILIEGPVGVGKTILAASISDYLDRPIFRVDGDERYTEQKLTGWFDPPVVMQKGYNQESFISGPLTMAMTKGGILFINELNRLNEGVQNVLLPAMDEMKIEIPRIGTIFAQKGFLIISTQNPREFIATSSISEALSDRFELLPLSYQSEEEERRIVQTRTSISDTDAIGPIVSIIRETRVHPSVRRGASVRAATSMAAIMNYMGRGIEDYRRAAYLAIPTRIELREDSKKNVYEVIDEIIDRAVNPLFVGSPEAEVSHSAEEISRSDSEKKTIGK; this comes from the coding sequence TTGCGTGAGATATCGCTGACAGGAGACTCTTTGAAGGATGCTGTCAGGAAAATCAAAGCGAAGCATTCGATAATCGGAAGGGACAATGAACTCGAACAGGCGCTTATCTGTGCATCCGCCGGAAAACACATACTTATCGAGGGGCCCGTAGGTGTAGGAAAAACTATTCTGGCCGCATCAATTTCAGACTATCTTGACAGGCCGATTTTCAGAGTTGACGGCGACGAACGCTATACCGAACAGAAACTCACAGGCTGGTTTGATCCGCCCGTAGTAATGCAGAAGGGCTACAACCAGGAGTCGTTCATAAGCGGCCCCCTTACGATGGCGATGACCAAGGGCGGCATCCTTTTCATCAACGAACTCAACCGCCTCAATGAAGGAGTGCAGAATGTCCTCCTTCCAGCCATGGACGAAATGAAGATTGAGATACCTAGAATTGGAACGATATTCGCACAGAAGGGATTTCTGATAATCTCCACGCAAAACCCGAGGGAGTTCATTGCGACGAGCTCCATTTCTGAGGCACTGTCCGACCGGTTCGAACTGCTCCCCCTTTCATATCAGAGCGAGGAGGAGGAGAGAAGGATAGTACAGACAAGGACATCCATCTCTGACACGGATGCCATAGGACCCATTGTATCAATAATCAGGGAGACAAGGGTTCATCCATCTGTGAGACGCGGCGCCTCCGTCAGGGCCGCAACTAGCATGGCCGCCATAATGAATTACATGGGGAGGGGCATTGAGGATTACAGGAGGGCTGCATATCTCGCCATTCCGACAAGAATTGAGCTTCGTGAGGATTCCAAGAAAAACGTCTATGAAGTCATTGACGAAATAATAGACAGGGCAGTCAATCCTTTATTTGTGGGAAGTCCCGAAGCAGAAGTATCCCATTCAGCAGAGGAAATAAGCCGAAGTGACAGCGAAAAAAAAACGATCGGGAAATGA
- a CDS encoding VWA domain-containing protein, whose amino-acid sequence MSLEPENALDLMQRLKGIVDLPSGSSDDVVWSIAKNYQKIRLKAKDPSLVQAAKKIAIRAIIERTLHQLGPTRMPMVNRRIEYSPGEEGEIDVPGTLDNVHSIDSIDSKSIILERKELKHIACVLMIDASLSMTGEKLAMATSSIAVLAHRLKGIEYAVILFENRSTVIKKMDSEADLEKLIGDLLDLNAMGYTNIEEGLRAGIIELEKAKTTNKIGIIVTDGNYTMGHDPRQLASVFPKLHVVMTTGLDAREDICSGMAQKGKGKMYEIKNYEEMPGVLYSIIKTFHLRLHQRGGLNERM is encoded by the coding sequence ATGAGTCTGGAGCCTGAAAATGCCCTTGATCTGATGCAGAGGCTGAAGGGCATTGTTGATCTGCCGTCGGGCTCCAGCGACGATGTTGTCTGGTCAATCGCAAAGAACTATCAGAAAATAAGGCTCAAGGCAAAAGATCCCTCCCTGGTCCAGGCTGCAAAGAAGATAGCGATAAGGGCGATAATCGAAAGAACACTGCATCAGCTCGGGCCCACCAGAATGCCGATGGTGAACAGGAGAATAGAGTATTCACCCGGGGAGGAAGGGGAAATAGATGTGCCGGGAACGCTAGACAACGTTCACTCAATAGACAGCATCGATTCAAAGAGCATTATTCTTGAACGCAAGGAACTCAAGCACATAGCATGTGTCCTTATGATCGATGCGAGCCTTTCAATGACGGGTGAAAAACTGGCGATGGCTACGAGTTCCATTGCCGTTCTTGCACACAGGCTGAAAGGCATCGAATATGCAGTTATACTTTTCGAAAACAGATCCACCGTCATAAAAAAGATGGACAGTGAGGCAGACCTTGAAAAACTCATCGGGGATCTGCTCGATCTCAATGCCATGGGCTACACGAATATAGAGGAAGGACTGCGTGCGGGCATAATTGAACTTGAAAAGGCGAAAACCACAAATAAAATAGGCATAATTGTGACGGACGGAAATTATACCATGGGCCACGATCCAAGGCAGCTGGCATCTGTCTTCCCCAAACTGCATGTAGTCATGACCACAGGGCTTGATGCCAGGGAGGACATATGCAGCGGCATGGCGCAGAAGGGAAAGGGCAAAATGTACGAGATAAAGAATTACGAGGAAATGCCCGGCGTCCTTTACAGCATAATAAAGACATTCCACCTGAGGCTCCATCAGAGGGGCGGGCTGAATGAAAGAATGTGA
- a CDS encoding isocitrate/isopropylmalate dehydrogenase family protein: protein MSSYRITLIPGDGIGPEVTGAAVKVLEATGIKFEWDIHEAGEKVIQKEGTPLPQHVLDSLKRNRVGIKGPLTTPIGGGFRSVNVALRQMLDLYASVRPARSIAGEGTLYSDIDLVVVREATEELYSGIEHWIDREHSAAESISVVTRKASERIVRYAFEYAVKENRKKITSVHKANILKTTGALFQEVSQRIARDFPQIEFEERLIDNMAMQLVKKPNDYDVIVTTNLFGDILSDLCSGLAGGLGIAPGAIIGDEIALFEPVHGSAPKYAGQNKVNPVATILSGEMMLRYLGERKAAERIWNAVYDTVKEKKFVTYDLALPGYTRKPVAPSTCSQMADEIARKVSESL, encoded by the coding sequence TTGTCTTCATACAGGATAACACTCATTCCCGGCGACGGTATAGGGCCGGAAGTAACAGGTGCCGCTGTTAAGGTGCTGGAGGCTACCGGCATAAAATTTGAATGGGACATTCACGAGGCAGGAGAAAAGGTAATCCAGAAAGAGGGGACACCGCTGCCACAGCACGTGCTGGACAGCCTGAAGAGAAACAGGGTAGGCATCAAGGGACCTCTGACAACGCCGATTGGCGGCGGATTCAGGAGCGTCAATGTAGCCCTCCGCCAGATGCTGGATCTTTATGCAAGCGTACGACCCGCGCGCTCTATAGCAGGGGAGGGGACACTCTACAGCGACATAGACCTGGTTGTCGTCAGGGAAGCAACCGAGGAACTTTACTCCGGCATTGAGCACTGGATAGACCGCGAACACTCCGCGGCAGAAAGCATTTCGGTAGTGACCAGGAAGGCTTCAGAGCGTATTGTTAGGTACGCTTTCGAATATGCAGTGAAGGAAAATAGAAAGAAGATTACGTCCGTTCACAAGGCAAACATACTGAAGACAACCGGCGCGCTGTTCCAGGAGGTTTCACAGCGTATTGCCAGGGATTTCCCGCAGATTGAGTTCGAGGAAAGGCTCATTGACAACATGGCAATGCAGCTTGTCAAAAAGCCCAACGATTATGATGTCATAGTGACAACCAACCTGTTCGGAGACATACTTTCAGATCTCTGTTCAGGGCTGGCCGGCGGGCTTGGAATTGCGCCGGGTGCAATCATCGGCGACGAGATAGCGCTTTTTGAACCAGTGCATGGCTCCGCTCCAAAGTATGCCGGGCAGAACAAGGTCAATCCCGTTGCCACCATCCTTTCAGGCGAAATGATGCTCAGATATCTCGGTGAACGGAAGGCCGCGGAAAGGATATGGAATGCCGTATACGACACGGTGAAGGAGAAGAAGTTTGTAACATACGACCTTGCACTTCCGGGGTATACCAGGAAGCCTGTCGCGCCGTCGACTTGCTCACAGATGGCGGACGAAATCGCACGTAAGGTCAGCGAAAGCCTGTGA
- a CDS encoding MBL fold metallo-hydrolase, whose amino-acid sequence MKFHFFGGADEVGGLAVMMEDGFGKVMFDYGLIPRDPPVYPLQAPRVDQIVLTHAHVDHSGMIPWLTAMYQVPVHGTMPTKDVGRILMLDSIKVARMEGYSEPYDFSDVEDAMKLFSVERFGTPFEIGGTEFIPRKAGHIPGAAMIEVRGEKNVLFTGDIHTAETRLVGGAESVKTDVMVVESTYAGREHPDRKDVEDRLIDKVSEIVDRGGQAILPAFAVGRTQELLMILERTGLNIWVDGMGRKVNSIYMRSKNYVASAESLRKACLKAYEVETGEDRYHSDRADVIVTTSGMLDGGPALGYIERVKDDPKSGILISGFQVEESNGHRLLTTGSLEINGVIEKIQCEVDRFDLSAHAGHSELVSFVEKCDPETVILVHGDGEKRKLLADALDVKTVLMPKKGERLEI is encoded by the coding sequence ATGAAATTCCATTTTTTCGGCGGTGCCGATGAGGTCGGAGGACTCGCAGTGATGATGGAGGACGGCTTCGGGAAGGTCATGTTTGACTATGGTCTCATACCCCGCGATCCTCCTGTCTACCCCCTGCAGGCTCCGCGTGTCGACCAGATAGTGCTCACGCACGCCCATGTGGACCACTCCGGCATGATTCCATGGCTCACAGCCATGTACCAGGTTCCCGTGCACGGAACAATGCCTACAAAGGACGTGGGCCGCATCCTGATGCTGGACAGCATAAAAGTCGCAAGGATGGAAGGGTACAGCGAACCGTATGATTTCTCGGACGTGGAGGATGCAATGAAGCTGTTTTCCGTCGAGCGGTTTGGAACACCGTTCGAAATTGGCGGGACCGAGTTTATCCCCAGGAAGGCGGGTCACATTCCCGGCGCGGCAATGATTGAGGTTCGCGGAGAAAAGAACGTGCTTTTTACAGGCGACATACACACGGCCGAAACAAGGCTGGTCGGAGGCGCGGAGTCGGTAAAAACGGATGTGATGGTTGTCGAATCGACCTATGCCGGCAGGGAGCATCCGGACAGGAAGGATGTCGAAGACCGTCTGATTGACAAGGTCAGTGAGATTGTGGACCGTGGCGGCCAGGCAATTCTTCCTGCGTTCGCAGTCGGAAGGACACAGGAATTGCTGATGATACTTGAAAGGACCGGCCTCAATATCTGGGTCGACGGGATGGGGAGAAAGGTCAACTCAATTTACATGCGTTCGAAGAATTATGTCGCCTCTGCCGAAAGTCTCAGGAAGGCATGCCTGAAGGCATATGAAGTGGAAACAGGCGAGGACAGATACCACAGCGACAGGGCGGATGTGATTGTCACCACCAGCGGTATGCTGGACGGCGGCCCCGCGCTCGGCTATATAGAACGGGTCAAAGACGATCCGAAGAGCGGCATACTGATAAGCGGATTCCAGGTCGAGGAGTCAAACGGGCACCGCCTTCTGACCACGGGTTCCCTGGAAATAAACGGAGTCATCGAAAAGATACAGTGTGAAGTCGACAGGTTCGACCTGTCGGCCCATGCCGGCCACAGCGAGCTGGTTTCGTTCGTGGAGAAATGCGATCCGGAAACCGTAATCCTGGTTCATGGGGACGGAGAGAAGAGGAAGCTTCTGGCAGACGCCCTTGACGTAAAGACCGTTCTGATGCCGAAGAAAGGGGAAAGGCTGGAAATCTGA
- a CDS encoding ABC transporter permease, whose amino-acid sequence MAGAYGKKQKTVIGSLAPRIDQFKRQFYYFKQSPLALAGLIMTSFFVFLAIFSPVLTTGNPYQLYPINSLQNNFIPWFQSWKYPLGTTYFGINLLPAVIKAARVDLGISVSVVASGALIGILLGAFAGYKGGVVDDVLMRITDVFFSIPFIVLAIAMIVVFREDFAHVPGGVLTLLVASLIIIWWPTYARLVRGQVLSVRELKYVEASKASGSGAARIIFKHVIPNSIYPVFVQMSLDVGSVVLLLAALDYINIGINFIYLPEWGNLATYFQYKSVGIIEALQYPWTFVVPGLAILLYSLGLNLLGDGLRDILDPRMRR is encoded by the coding sequence ATGGCAGGCGCGTACGGCAAAAAACAAAAGACAGTGATTGGCTCGCTTGCGCCAAGAATCGACCAGTTCAAGAGGCAATTTTATTATTTCAAGCAGAGTCCGCTTGCACTCGCGGGTCTCATAATGACCTCCTTCTTTGTCTTTCTGGCAATTTTTTCACCTGTGCTTACAACCGGAAACCCGTACCAGCTCTATCCCATAAACAGCCTTCAGAACAACTTCATTCCATGGTTTCAGTCATGGAAATATCCCCTCGGCACAACGTATTTCGGCATCAACCTGCTTCCAGCCGTCATTAAGGCGGCAAGAGTGGATCTGGGCATTTCAGTTTCTGTCGTGGCGTCGGGCGCACTGATAGGCATACTGCTCGGTGCATTTGCGGGCTACAAAGGCGGGGTCGTCGACGACGTCCTCATGCGTATCACCGATGTCTTTTTCTCCATTCCCTTTATTGTGCTTGCAATTGCCATGATCGTTGTTTTCAGGGAGGATTTCGCTCATGTCCCGGGCGGTGTTCTCACGCTCCTGGTGGCTTCCCTCATCATAATATGGTGGCCGACATACGCAAGGCTGGTCAGGGGACAGGTGCTTTCTGTAAGGGAGCTGAAATATGTCGAGGCGTCAAAAGCATCCGGATCCGGCGCAGCCAGGATTATCTTCAAGCATGTGATACCAAATTCAATTTACCCTGTGTTTGTTCAGATGTCGCTCGATGTAGGCAGCGTCGTCCTGCTGCTTGCAGCGCTTGACTACATAAACATAGGCATAAACTTCATTTACCTGCCTGAATGGGGAAATCTGGCAACATACTTCCAGTACAAGAGTGTCGGCATAATAGAGGCACTTCAGTACCCCTGGACATTTGTCGTTCCCGGACTTGCCATTCTCCTTTATTCTCTCGGCCTCAATCTTCTCGGTGACGGTCTGAGGGACATACTCGACCCGAGAATGAGAAGATAA
- a CDS encoding ABC transporter permease translates to MKMSTYIIRRLLLLIPVVLGVTVFTFLLTRADIGLWVSSLVGRIRTPAARAKIIAEYHLKAPVFVQYFYYMQGLVTGHWGFTSGFDVLVGTYRPVLQVMEERLPNTIELAIASIILIIIFAIPLGVISAVRRDKLPDHASRLWAMISYSTPTFWLGLLIIFAVAPYIPITDISGALNSSYYFTASGRFEPWVVHQGALILGTRPTGFLIIDTLLYGDFPAFLNALGHIALPALTVALTSMGAIVRFLRSSMLDAMGQDYVRTAKAKGLPQKRVINKHVKRNAYSATITILGLLLASLMGGVVITEDIFSWPGIGYWLAEAAIVDDFASIMASVFVFAIIIVVANLIVDIIYAYLDPRVRLG, encoded by the coding sequence ATGAAGATGAGTACCTACATCATTCGCAGGCTGCTGCTTCTTATCCCCGTTGTTCTTGGAGTCACGGTTTTTACCTTCCTGCTTACAAGGGCGGACATCGGTCTCTGGGTGAGTTCCCTTGTAGGAAGAATAAGGACTCCCGCTGCCAGAGCGAAGATAATCGCGGAATATCATCTGAAAGCGCCTGTTTTCGTCCAGTACTTCTACTATATGCAGGGACTTGTTACCGGTCACTGGGGATTCACCAGCGGCTTTGACGTCCTTGTGGGCACCTACAGGCCAGTCCTTCAGGTTATGGAGGAACGCCTTCCCAATACCATCGAACTGGCTATAGCATCGATAATCCTCATCATCATTTTCGCCATCCCCCTGGGCGTAATTTCCGCAGTGAGGAGGGACAAGTTGCCTGACCATGCATCGAGGCTCTGGGCCATGATCAGCTACTCGACGCCGACATTCTGGCTAGGTCTCCTTATAATCTTCGCAGTCGCTCCCTACATTCCCATAACAGACATTTCCGGCGCACTGAATTCATCGTATTACTTTACAGCGTCAGGCAGATTTGAACCCTGGGTTGTACACCAGGGTGCATTGATTCTCGGCACCAGACCGACCGGATTCCTGATTATTGATACACTCCTTTATGGCGATTTTCCGGCATTTCTGAATGCGCTTGGCCATATTGCACTTCCTGCCCTGACGGTAGCACTGACGAGCATGGGGGCAATAGTGCGTTTCCTGAGATCGAGCATGCTGGATGCCATGGGGCAGGATTACGTGCGCACGGCAAAAGCAAAAGGTCTGCCGCAGAAGCGCGTCATCAACAAGCATGTCAAGAGGAACGCGTATTCAGCGACGATTACCATCCTCGGGCTGCTGCTGGCATCCCTGATGGGCGGCGTGGTGATCACGGAGGACATTTTCTCGTGGCCCGGGATTGGATACTGGCTGGCCGAGGCCGCAATAGTGGATGATTTTGCGTCTATCATGGCATCGGTCTTCGTATTTGCAATCATCATTGTCGTTGCAAACCTTATTGTCGACATAATCTACGCATACCTCGATCCAAGGGTCAGGCTGGGGTGA